The Tropicibacter oceani DNA segment GGCGGCCATCACGTCCTCGTCCCGCGCGGCGGCCAGGTCCTGCACCGTCGGCCAGCGCGCCGTGAAGGTCTGGAAATAGCTTTTGACCGCGGCGACGGTGGTCTGCTGCAACATGATCTCGGACAGCCAGACCCGATAAGGGTCGGCCACAACGCCGTTTGCCCGCGCCGCGGGGCGCACCCGCCACGGCAGATCCCGCGCATGGCGGTCGTACCATTCCAGAAGATCGGCGGCTTTTGCCATCTCACGCAAGTTTGATCTCCTTCGGAGGTGGTGAATTGTGGGGCTGACGCGGGACGCGCTGGCCACTAGAATAGTCTTGCACCAAGAGATTCAACCCATGTCGCACCGCAAGACGTCCACCTACGGCTTTGCCCACACCGCCAAGCTGCTGCAAGGCAATATCCGCAAGGCCTCGGAAAGCCGGGGCTTTGCCCAGTCGCGTGTCCTGACCCACTGGGAGGAAATCGCCGGCGCCGACATCGCGGCCATCTCGCGTCCTGTCGAAATTTCCTATGGACGCGGGGGTTTTGGCGCGACGCTGACGCTTTTGACCACCGGTGCCAACGCGCCGATGCTGGAAATGCAAAAGGAACAGCTGCGCGAACGGATCAACGCGGTCTACGGCTATAACGCCATCACCCGGTTGCGCGTCACCCAGACCGCCGCCACCGGATTCGCCGAAGGGCAGGCCGATTTCAACCACCGCCCGAAGCAGGCGGAAAAGCCCCGCCCCAATCCCGAACAGACAGAACGCGCCCGCAGCGCCGCCATGCAGGTCGGCGACGCCGGGCTGCGCGCAGCGCTTGAACGTCTGGGGGCAAACGTCATATCCAAGAACGAACGCCGCCGCTGACCCCAAGCGGCCAGACAAACGAATGAGGCACCATATGAACCGCATGATCGCAATTGCCGCCGTCCTGATCGCCCTTGGTGGCGCCGGGTATTGGTGGGTCTCGCAACCGGATGCCGGGTCCGGCATGGCGGCGCAGGCGCAGACCGTCAGCGACACGCCTGACGCCGCCTCTGAATTTGGCATCACGGAAATGACCATCGGCGATCCCGCGGCGACGCTCGAAGTGATCGAATACGCCTCTTATACCTGCCCGCATTGCGCCACGGCCCATGCCAACCTGCTGCCGCAGCTCAAGGCGAACTACGTCGACACCGGCAAGATCCGCTTTACCTACCGCGAAGTGTATTTTGACAAATACGGCATGTGGGCCTCGCTTGTCGCGCGCTGCGGCGGGCCGGAAAAGTTCTTTGGCATCAGCGATCTGATCTACAAGGGCCAGGCCGAATGGAGCCGCGCCGGCGGCGATGGCGCCATCGCCGAGGAACTGCGCAAGATCGGCCGCCTTGCCGGCATCGACGCCGATCAGCTCGAGGCCTGCCTGACCGACGGCGAAAAGCTGGAAAAGCTGGTCAGCTGGTATCAGGCCAATGCCACCGCGCATGGCATCGATTCGACCCCGTCTTTTGTGATCGACGGCAAGAAATACGCCAACATGAGCTATGCCGATTTCGCGGCCATCCTGGACGAGAAACTGGCCGAATGACGTCGGCGCCGCGCGGCCCGCTCGAGGGCCTGAAGGTCATCGAACTGGCCCGCATCCTGGCCGGCCCCTGGGCTGGCCAGACACTGGCCGATCTGGGCGCCGAGGTCATCAAGATCGAGGCGCCCGCTGGCGATGATACCCGCAAATGGGGCCCGCCCTTCATCGACCACGACGGCGACCGCTCGGCCTCGTACTTTCATTCGTGCAATCGCGGCAAAGCCTCCGAGGTGGTCGATATCGCCAGCCCCGAAGGCCAGGCGCGGATGCGCGCTCTGGTTGCCGAGGCCGATATCCTGATCGAAAATTTCAAGGTCGGGGGCCTGAAGAAATACGGGCTGGACTACGCCAGCCTGTCGGCGCTGAACCCGGGCCTGATCTACTGTTCGATCACCGGCTTTGGGCAGGATGGCCCCTATGCCCACCGCGCCGGGTATGACTACATCATTCAGGGCATGTCCGGGCTGATGTCGATCACCGGCGAACCCGATGGCCAACCGCAACGCGCCGGGGTCGCCATCACCGACCTGTTCACCGGGCTCTATTCCGTCACCGGCATCCTTGCCGCGCTGCACCAGCGCGCGCGCACCGGCAAAGGCCAGCACATCGACATGGCGCTGCTCGATTGCGCGGTTTCCGCTACGGCCAACCAGGCGCTGAACTACCTGTCCACCGGCATCCCGCCGGGCCGCACCGGCAATTACCATCCGAACCTGACCCCCTACCAGGTCTTCGACTGCGCCGATGGCCACATCATCATCGCCACCGGCAACGACGCGCAATACCAACGGCTCTGCGCTCTGTTGAACCTTGGCGACATGGCCACCGATCCCGATTACCTGACCAATGCCGACCGCGTCCAGAACCGCGAGCCGATGATCGCCCGCCTGATGGCCGAAACCCGCAAACGCACCAAATCCGAGTTGCTCGACGGTTGCGAGGCAAAAGGCATCCCCGCAGGGCCGATCAACGACATGGCCGAGGTTTTCGCCGACCCGCAGGTCATCGCCCGAGGCCTGAAAATCGCCCCGCAGGGCATCCCCGGCGTCCGCGCGCCCTTCCGGTTTTCGGATGCGGATCTTGTGCTCGACAACCCTGCGCCGAAGCTGGGAAAATAATCCGCCCCTGGTTTCTTTGTGCTCAAAATATCCCGGGGAGCGCGAGGGGCTGGCCCCTCGCTCCCGCCCGCTGACCCAAACGCTTCAGGCCAGATGATCGACCACGGTCAGATGTTGGGCCAGGGTCTGCACTTCGCCCATGAACCGCTCGACCAGCTTGGGGTCTGACGGCGCCGCCTGCACGCCGGCGGGCACCTCGCGGTTCAGCACCGCCTCGACCGCCAGCGCCACGGGCACCGACACCAGCCGCGCCATGGCGGTGCCGCGCGCGTCGCCCCAGGCGTCCATCACATAGGTCTTGTGCCAGACGGTCTGCCCGTCCTTTTGCGCCTCGAAGGACACGCACAGCACCACCCGGTCGGGCTCTCCCTTGT contains these protein-coding regions:
- a CDS encoding DsbA family protein, whose translation is MNRMIAIAAVLIALGGAGYWWVSQPDAGSGMAAQAQTVSDTPDAASEFGITEMTIGDPAATLEVIEYASYTCPHCATAHANLLPQLKANYVDTGKIRFTYREVYFDKYGMWASLVARCGGPEKFFGISDLIYKGQAEWSRAGGDGAIAEELRKIGRLAGIDADQLEACLTDGEKLEKLVSWYQANATAHGIDSTPSFVIDGKKYANMSYADFAAILDEKLAE
- a CDS encoding DUF721 domain-containing protein, which gives rise to MSHRKTSTYGFAHTAKLLQGNIRKASESRGFAQSRVLTHWEEIAGADIAAISRPVEISYGRGGFGATLTLLTTGANAPMLEMQKEQLRERINAVYGYNAITRLRVTQTAATGFAEGQADFNHRPKQAEKPRPNPEQTERARSAAMQVGDAGLRAALERLGANVISKNERRR
- a CDS encoding CaiB/BaiF CoA transferase family protein: MTSAPRGPLEGLKVIELARILAGPWAGQTLADLGAEVIKIEAPAGDDTRKWGPPFIDHDGDRSASYFHSCNRGKASEVVDIASPEGQARMRALVAEADILIENFKVGGLKKYGLDYASLSALNPGLIYCSITGFGQDGPYAHRAGYDYIIQGMSGLMSITGEPDGQPQRAGVAITDLFTGLYSVTGILAALHQRARTGKGQHIDMALLDCAVSATANQALNYLSTGIPPGRTGNYHPNLTPYQVFDCADGHIIIATGNDAQYQRLCALLNLGDMATDPDYLTNADRVQNREPMIARLMAETRKRTKSELLDGCEAKGIPAGPINDMAEVFADPQVIARGLKIAPQGIPGVRAPFRFSDADLVLDNPAPKLGK